The sequence TCGTAGTCCTTCAGCCGGGCGGCCTCCTTGCTCAGGATCAGATCGTAGGCGATGGGGCCCCACAGCTCGCAGTCGGCAAAGGGCCGCTGCTTCTGCTCGGCCACCAGGCGCTGGGCCTCAATGGTGTCGGGCATGTGGAAGGTCACGTTCTCCACCAGGGCCAGCAGGGCCAGCTTGGGGTTCTCATAGCCGAAGGCCTTCAGCGCGTCGGCGGTGTTCCGGATGATGGCCTTCTTCTGGGTCAGGTTGGGGTTGATGATGACCGTCATATCGGACAGAGCCAGCAGCTTGGGGTACTCCGGCAGAGAGGCCAGAGACACATGACTCATCAGCCGGTCGGTCCGCAGGCCGTTTTTGCCGTCCAGCACCGGCATCAGAAACTCCCGGGTGGGCATATTGCCCCGCATCAGCACGTCGCCGTCGCCGGAATGAATGATGTCGATGGCGGCCTGGGTGACGTTGTGTCCCGGAGGTGTATCCACCATGGTATAGGGCTCCTTGTCCAGCCCCAGCCGCTCCAGCACGGTCATGGTACGGGCCCGGTCGCCCACCAGCACCGGCTGCACCAACCCCTTCTCCTGCGCGGCAAAAATGCCCTTGAGCATGTTTTCGCCGTCAGAACCGGCCAGGATCACACGCATGGGACGGGACATCTTGGGGACCCGCTCTAAAATCTGATCAAAGTTCTGCAGTTCCATAAAATCATCTCCGCTTCCTGCGCACCCGCTTCAGGACGGGCAGACGCCAAAATCACCTTCAGTATAGCCCAAATCCCGTGGAAAGACAAGGCGCAAACGCAAAAAGTGCGTTTTATCGGCGAGAGGGGGCTGCTGCCGGGCCGCCCGCCCCGCCCACGCCCCGGAGGATGCGGCGGGTGGCCTCCACCAAAACCAGGGTGGCCGCCGCCCCCAGCAGCACCACCGACCAGGGGGCGGGGCCCGCCGCGTCAAAGAGCACGCCGTACATGGCCTGCCCCGCCGGCATGGCGCAGGTGCAGAAGGTGGTGACGAAAGAGCCCACCTTGCCCAGCAGCGGGGCGGGCGTAGCCCGCTGGAGAAAGGTCTGGGCGGCGATGGAGAACAGCGCGGCAAAGGCCATGCCCAGGGCCATACAGACGATGAGTACCCCGTAGGCCATCCCGTCGGGCGCTCCGGCGGCCAGAACTGCCGCCGCGGGCAGGAGGAGGAGCACGGTGGCCAAAATGTGGCGGTAGGACTTCTCAAAGCCCAGGCGGCCCAGCCGGGTGGAGGAGAGCAGCCCGCCCAGGATGGAGCCCATGCCCATGGCCGCCTCGGCAAACCCGTAGAGCGGATCGCTGAGGCTCAGATGGACCTTAACCAGATAGGGCAGGCCCACCGTGAATAGAGAAGAGAGGAACAGATTGATGCCCGCCACCACCACCAGCAGCTTCAAGAGCCGCGGGTTGTCCCGGGAGAGAAAGCGGAGGGCGTCGCCCAGGTCCCGCCCGAGCTGGGCCAGGGGGGCGGAGGTCCTGGCCAGCGGGGTGAAGGGGATGCGAAGAAAGAGCTCCAAAACGGCGGAGGCAAAGAAGCACAGGGCGCTGCCCGCCAGGAGCGGGTACAGGCCGAAGGCGGCGTACAGCACGCCACCCAGAATGGGGCCCAGCAGGCCGGACAGGGCCTGTACCTGCACCACTACGCCGTTGGCCGCCATCAGGGCCTCCTCCGCCGCCAGGGAGGGGATGCTGGCCTGGACCGAGGGCTGATATACCGCTTGGATCAGAGACAGCAGAATGAGAAACGCCGTGATGGCGCCCAGCGAGCCCGAGCGGGCGAAAAACAGGTCAAAGCAAAGAATCAGTCCGCAGGTGAAGAAGTCCAGCGCCACCATAATCCGCTGCCGGGGCAGCCGGTCGGCCAACACCCCGCCAAGGGGGGAGAGGAGGACCGTGGGGACCATGGCCAGGGCCAGGATGCTGCCAAACACGGCGGCAGAGCCGGTGAGGGAGAGCACGTGCAGGGACAGGGAAAAGCGCAGAATGGCATTGCCGAACAGGGAGATGATTTGGCCGATGACCATAAGGGTGAAATCACGGCGGAAGGGAGAGGCGGGCTTCATAAAAACACTCCTTTTATTAAATACCGACGGTCGGTATGTATTGTGAGCGGAAAAACCGCCCCCCGAAAGGGGGCGGAAGGGGTCAGGCCGGGTCCAGCAGGTTGGAAAAGTGGTCGTAATAGGTCTGGGCGGCGGCCATCAGCTCCTCGTTGAAGATGGGCGCGCCCATACCGTCGGTGAGCTCCTTGAGGAACTGAAATTTGGCCAGAAACTCGTCCCGGCTGCCGGGAAAAAGGCCGATCCACACGTTGAGCAGAAGAATGGAGACCTGGGCCAGCTCCCTGGGGCGGTGGGTATGGATGGAACCGTCGGCCACGCCCTCCTCCAAAAGCCGCTGGATCATGGGGCTGGCATCCCGGATGGAGGAGGTGAGCATGAGCTGAAGGAGCTGGGGATTGCTGCGGAAGGATAGGGTGACCGAGTCGATGGACAGCTTT is a genomic window of Intestinimonas massiliensis (ex Afouda et al. 2020) containing:
- a CDS encoding MFS transporter, whose protein sequence is MKPASPFRRDFTLMVIGQIISLFGNAILRFSLSLHVLSLTGSAAVFGSILALAMVPTVLLSPLGGVLADRLPRQRIMVALDFFTCGLILCFDLFFARSGSLGAITAFLILLSLIQAVYQPSVQASIPSLAAEEALMAANGVVVQVQALSGLLGPILGGVLYAAFGLYPLLAGSALCFFASAVLELFLRIPFTPLARTSAPLAQLGRDLGDALRFLSRDNPRLLKLLVVVAGINLFLSSLFTVGLPYLVKVHLSLSDPLYGFAEAAMGMGSILGGLLSSTRLGRLGFEKSYRHILATVLLLLPAAAVLAAGAPDGMAYGVLIVCMALGMAFAALFSIAAQTFLQRATPAPLLGKVGSFVTTFCTCAMPAGQAMYGVLFDAAGPAPWSVVLLGAAATLVLVEATRRILRGVGGAGGPAAAPSRR
- a CDS encoding phosphate acyltransferase; its protein translation is MELQNFDQILERVPKMSRPMRVILAGSDGENMLKGIFAAQEKGLVQPVLVGDRARTMTVLERLGLDKEPYTMVDTPPGHNVTQAAIDIIHSGDGDVLMRGNMPTREFLMPVLDGKNGLRTDRLMSHVSLASLPEYPKLLALSDMTVIINPNLTQKKAIIRNTADALKAFGYENPKLALLALVENVTFHMPDTIEAQRLVAEQKQRPFADCELWGPIAYDLILSKEAARLKDYDCPWSGGGFDGIIAPDLSTANTLVKSWLIHAHAVTCGAVVGAKVPIALTSRSANEEETYLSLVFCAVLDAWRKKNRSAE
- a CDS encoding TetR/AcrR family transcriptional regulator — its product is MARNKYPEETVQKILAVSYRLFLEKGYDHTTIQDITDALGMSKGAVYHHFKSKEAILDRIYDQYYAESGLHAAALDAPGLSGLEKLRKLLLLELTDQGKLSIDSVTLSFRSNPQLLQLMLTSSIRDASPMIQRLLEEGVADGSIHTHRPRELAQVSILLLNVWIGLFPGSRDEFLAKFQFLKELTDGMGAPIFNEELMAAAQTYYDHFSNLLDPA